A part of Bacillus rossius redtenbacheri isolate Brsri chromosome 1, Brsri_v3, whole genome shotgun sequence genomic DNA contains:
- the LOC134546270 gene encoding meiosis-specific nuclear structural protein 1-like isoform X3 → MLKQEHEKLREEKLRQKIRETSVELRELEAKLRAAYFTKELYAQIAEKKVAKLEEKHREHAEAEHQQSIWKEDKELERQENLENFQRKLKYRSELLDQIAEVEKNRQKALLEFLREKKMLDEIVQRIHEEDIREMEERMMKMKKTQQEIELFRLARIAWKEKEKAELEEENRKILEYVEKCDAAERERVKAMKEREEKKSMVLDKLAAQIYQEQVRREEQLAALQEVQELEAQEEEERREREALERQLRQRVAWRQAQREHMAERLRQLRLEAEQEHQERQQMLVKFAEAERLEQATAERRRRAVLQHRSAVEAELRERRMRREEEMKRLVELHQLQAEEEQSRLCFIEEERLRLLKEHAAHLLGFLPRGLLRQDDLPHLGSEFVQGT, encoded by the exons ATGTTAAAGCAGGAACATGAAAAGCTTAGGGAAGAAAAACTTAG ACAGAAGATACGAGAGACAAGTGTTGAGTTGCGAGAGCTTGAAGCTAAGTTGCGTGCGGCTTACTTTACTAAAGAGCTGTATGCTCAGATAGCTGAGAAGAAAGTTGCAAAGCTTGAAGAAAAG CATCGTGAACATGCCGAAGCAGAACATCAGCAGTCAATTTGGAAAGAAGATAAAGAATTAGAAAGGCAAGAGAATTTAGAAAATTTCCAGCGCAAATTAAAGTACCGAAGCGAGCTCCTGGACCAGATCGCTGAAGTAGAGAAGAATCGACAAAAGGCCTTGCTGGAATTTTTGCGAGAGAAGAAGATGTTGGATGAAATAGTCCAGCGTATCCATGAAGAAGATATTAG gGAAATGGAAGAAAGAATGATGAAGATGAAGAAGACACAGCAGGAAATAGAACTCTTTAGGCTTGCCAGGATTGCTTGGAAAGAAAAAGAGAAAGCAGAGCTGGAAGAGGAAAATAG GAAAATTCTTGAGTATGTGGAGAAATGTGATGCAGCTGAGAGAGAACGTGTCAAAGCTATGAAAGAACGAGAAGAGAAGAAATCTATGGTGTTGGATAAGTTAGCAGCTCAAATTTATCAAGAACag GTGCGGCGGGAGGAGCAGTTGGCGGCCCTGCAGGAGGTGCAGGAGCTGGAGGCCCAGGAGGAGGAGGAGCGGCGGGAGCGGGAGGCTCTGGAGCGGCAACTGCGGCAGCGAGTAGCGTGGCGCCAGGCCCAGCGCGAGCACATGGCCGAGAGGCTGCGGCAGCTCAGGCTGGAGGCAGAGCAGGAGCACCAGGAGAGGCAGCAG ATGCTGGTGAAGTTCGCGGAGGCAGAGCGGCTGGAGCAGGCAACAGCGGAGCGGCGACGCCGTGCTGTCTTGCAGCACCGCAGCGCCGTGGAGGCGGAGCTGCGCGAGAGACGGATGCGCCGAGAGGAGGAGATGAAGAGGCTGGTGGAACTGCACCAGCTCCAGGCCGAGGAGGAGCAGTCCAG GCTTTGCTTCATTGAAGAGGAGCGGTTACGTCTGCTGAAGGAGCACGCCGCCCACTTGCTGGGCTTCCTGCCTCGCGGCCTTCTGCGTCAAGACGACCTGCCCCACCTTGGTTCAGAGTTTGTCCAAGGAACTTGA
- the LOC134546270 gene encoding meiosis-specific nuclear structural protein 1-like isoform X2 gives MSTPSPILLLAGWSTSCCEDRTAKQLVNSIAEEAKALRAALIEQEEKLATEMLKQEHEKLREEKLRQKIRETSVELRELEAKLRAAYFTKELYAQIAEKKVAKLEEKHREHAEAEHQQSIWKEDKELERQENLENFQRKLKYRSELLDQIAEVEKNRQKALLEFLREKKMLDEIVQRIHEEDIREMEERMMKMKKTQQEIELFRLARIAWKEKEKAELEEENRKILEYVEKCDAAERERVKAMKEREEKKSMVLDKLAAQIYQEQVRREEQLAALQEVQELEAQEEEERREREALERQLRQRVAWRQAQREHMAERLRQLRLEAEQEHQERQQMLVKFAEAERLEQATAERRRRAVLQHRSAVEAELRERRMRREEEMKRLVELHQLQAEEEQSRLCFIEEERLRLLKEHAAHLLGFLPRGLLRQDDLPHLGSEFVQGT, from the exons ATGTCCACTCCGAGCCCAATCCTTTTGCTAGCCGGGTGGTCGACAAGTTGCTGTGAGGATAGAACGGCTAAGCAACTTGTAAATTCAATA GCAGAAGAAGCAAAAGCATTGCGTGCAGCTCTAATTGAACAAGAGGAGAAACTCGCCACAGAGATGTTAAAGCAGGAACATGAAAAGCTTAGGGAAGAAAAACTTAG ACAGAAGATACGAGAGACAAGTGTTGAGTTGCGAGAGCTTGAAGCTAAGTTGCGTGCGGCTTACTTTACTAAAGAGCTGTATGCTCAGATAGCTGAGAAGAAAGTTGCAAAGCTTGAAGAAAAG CATCGTGAACATGCCGAAGCAGAACATCAGCAGTCAATTTGGAAAGAAGATAAAGAATTAGAAAGGCAAGAGAATTTAGAAAATTTCCAGCGCAAATTAAAGTACCGAAGCGAGCTCCTGGACCAGATCGCTGAAGTAGAGAAGAATCGACAAAAGGCCTTGCTGGAATTTTTGCGAGAGAAGAAGATGTTGGATGAAATAGTCCAGCGTATCCATGAAGAAGATATTAG gGAAATGGAAGAAAGAATGATGAAGATGAAGAAGACACAGCAGGAAATAGAACTCTTTAGGCTTGCCAGGATTGCTTGGAAAGAAAAAGAGAAAGCAGAGCTGGAAGAGGAAAATAG GAAAATTCTTGAGTATGTGGAGAAATGTGATGCAGCTGAGAGAGAACGTGTCAAAGCTATGAAAGAACGAGAAGAGAAGAAATCTATGGTGTTGGATAAGTTAGCAGCTCAAATTTATCAAGAACag GTGCGGCGGGAGGAGCAGTTGGCGGCCCTGCAGGAGGTGCAGGAGCTGGAGGCCCAGGAGGAGGAGGAGCGGCGGGAGCGGGAGGCTCTGGAGCGGCAACTGCGGCAGCGAGTAGCGTGGCGCCAGGCCCAGCGCGAGCACATGGCCGAGAGGCTGCGGCAGCTCAGGCTGGAGGCAGAGCAGGAGCACCAGGAGAGGCAGCAG ATGCTGGTGAAGTTCGCGGAGGCAGAGCGGCTGGAGCAGGCAACAGCGGAGCGGCGACGCCGTGCTGTCTTGCAGCACCGCAGCGCCGTGGAGGCGGAGCTGCGCGAGAGACGGATGCGCCGAGAGGAGGAGATGAAGAGGCTGGTGGAACTGCACCAGCTCCAGGCCGAGGAGGAGCAGTCCAG GCTTTGCTTCATTGAAGAGGAGCGGTTACGTCTGCTGAAGGAGCACGCCGCCCACTTGCTGGGCTTCCTGCCTCGCGGCCTTCTGCGTCAAGACGACCTGCCCCACCTTGGTTCAGAGTTTGTCCAAGGAACTTGA